In the Granulosicoccus antarcticus IMCC3135 genome, CCAGGCAGCTCGAAGGCTCGCCATGACTACACCAGGCAAATGGAAGACGCCGCCTGCAACGTCATGATCTCGCAGCAGCTATTACGCGAGTATGCAGAAGAGGTCACCGAGCGGCTTCGTCAAAAGGCAAGGCTTGCTGAAGAATACGGCTTCGATCAGCCAGAACCCTGTCAGGATCAGATCAGGGAGGCTTGCAGTTACCTGGATGCCGTTGAGCTGTTGCAGCGTATCCAGTCGGATGCCCGAGCCTTGCAAATACCTCGAGAGCTCACCGACTCTACGCCAGCACTACCATTGAATCGCTGACCACTTGCCTTCGATTCGCCGACTTGAGATCGTACGTTCACGATAGGCCGGCGATGGCGTGGCACGATCACCGTTATCACGAACCATGTTCTCGATCCGCAAGACAGCACTGATTGATTTGTCTGCATTTCTGACACGAATATGAATGATATCGATATCCAGATGAGTGAAGCGTGACATGAGTTGTTTAAACAACGCATTCTGATCCGAAGGTGCAGTCAGGCCTTCCATCGTGGCCACATCATTATTCTCCAATGCCCGTCTGAGCTTGTCGAACCGTTCAATGACCTTGTCAAAGTCGTTATCACTGACGGGAGTTCGCGCATCAATCAGCGCTACTCGCCAGCGACTGCGCAATGTCTTGAGACGTTCATCATTACGATCCAGCGTGGTGGCTTCATCCAGAGAAGCTTCGGCCTCGTCCAACAGCCCCTGATCAAGCAGAGTTGAAGCCCGAGTCAGGGCATCTGCCAGCTTTATTCGCCGTGCCCTTAACCGCGCTTGCCGATCAGCCTCCAACGAGGCCCTTCGCGCTTTTTCCGCTACAGCCTTGCGTGCCTCTTCAGCCGCCAGCTCTCCAGCTTGCTTCTCAGCCTCAGCCAGTCGCCTCTCTTCCTCAGCGGCAGCTTGCTGCTCTTCTGCCAGTTTCTTTTCCGCATCCAGCTTCGCAGCCTTGCTCTGCGCTACCTTCGCGGCACTGCGTCGCTCGGCAACATCATTATCGACAACTGCATTTTTGTCCGTAAAACCCGGTATCAGGGACGCGACCAACAGAACACTGACAGCAATGGCAACCAGCCCCCACCACTTATTCGGACGTCTATGTGACTTGCGCACAAACCTGCGACGTGCCCGGGCTGCCTGCACCTCACGCGGCTCGGGGTGATCGCGCATGGACAATCCAGACAGTGGATCAGACGGCCCTATCTTTTCGGTCGGACGCGTCGTGAAGGCTGCAGTATTATCGACTCGCCGGGTAACCGTATCCGGCGTCGGCTCGCTCAGCAGAGCCGTCATCCAATCAGACAGCGTTTGCGGTCGGTCAGCGATACGGAACTGCAAAGCCCAGTCGATATTTTTCAGAAAAGCATCCGAATAGCGATCGCGCCCCAACATTCTGGCCGGTAACAACGGATCCTTACCACCATTGAGCAGGGCCGTTCCACGCTTGGCACTGTCAACCGGCTCCATCCCCGTCACCGCGTAATACAACACAGCTCCCAAGGCATAGATATCCGTCCAGGGTCCTTGCTGCTGATCGTCGCCCTCGCTGTATTGCTCCAGCGGCGCATAACCGGCGGAAACCAATGCCGTCAGGGTATTGGGGCCAGTAACACTGGCGCTACGTGCTGATCCGAAATCCAGCAGCACAGGCGTACCGTCGGTGCGCACAAGAATATTCGCAGGTTTGATATCACGGTGAATGAAGCCATGCTTGTGAACTTCGGACAGCCCCTTTGATATCGGCACAAACAACTGCTTCAACGCCCCTTCATCGGCGTTCTCCGGATTCTTCAGGTGTACACGAAGGTCTTGCCCTTCCTCGAACTCCATGACGATATAGGCAGTGTCATTGAGTTCGAAAACCGACATGACTCGCACGATATTCGGATGTTTGAAGCGCACCATGTTGCGCGCCTCAGTGATGAAGCGCTGCACACCCTGATTGGCCCTCTCCTGCAGATCCAGAGTCGCAGACTCGGTATCGTCCGTGCTGGTAGGTATCAGTACACGGTATTCCTTGATCGCCACCAGGTGGTCAAGGTTGGTGTCTGTGGCCAAATAGATGACACCGAAACCCCCACGCCCAAGGATTCGCTCAATGCGATACCAATTAAGCATCTCTCCTTGACGGAGCGATCGATAGGGGGCGCTGGCTTCCATCTAACGCGGCAACTGACCGTTTATAGTTCGTATGAATGGTACGCGATTCATGTCACAGGTTCACAACTCATGAAATTTAAATAACCGAATAATGACTATTTTACTAGTCATGGACCTCTTGCCGCTAAGATCCAC is a window encoding:
- a CDS encoding serine/threonine-protein kinase; amino-acid sequence: MLNWYRIERILGRGGFGVIYLATDTNLDHLVAIKEYRVLIPTSTDDTESATLDLQERANQGVQRFITEARNMVRFKHPNIVRVMSVFELNDTAYIVMEFEEGQDLRVHLKNPENADEGALKQLFVPISKGLSEVHKHGFIHRDIKPANILVRTDGTPVLLDFGSARSASVTGPNTLTALVSAGYAPLEQYSEGDDQQQGPWTDIYALGAVLYYAVTGMEPVDSAKRGTALLNGGKDPLLPARMLGRDRYSDAFLKNIDWALQFRIADRPQTLSDWMTALLSEPTPDTVTRRVDNTAAFTTRPTEKIGPSDPLSGLSMRDHPEPREVQAARARRRFVRKSHRRPNKWWGLVAIAVSVLLVASLIPGFTDKNAVVDNDVAERRSAAKVAQSKAAKLDAEKKLAEEQQAAAEEERRLAEAEKQAGELAAEEARKAVAEKARRASLEADRQARLRARRIKLADALTRASTLLDQGLLDEAEASLDEATTLDRNDERLKTLRSRWRVALIDARTPVSDNDFDKVIERFDKLRRALENNDVATMEGLTAPSDQNALFKQLMSRFTHLDIDIIHIRVRNADKSISAVLRIENMVRDNGDRATPSPAYRERTISSRRIEGKWSAIQW